A DNA window from Micromonospora inyonensis contains the following coding sequences:
- a CDS encoding ArsR/SmtB family transcription factor produces MSSQNTVSGQSGRLEGGRRSGHGRRNGPGGSRVHEATVGLATVAGLLADHTRAAFCLALLDGRAWTATELARHAGVAPSTATAHLHRLVAGGLVTEVRQGRHRYLRLADAGVAELIETLTGAAPVEPAPVRSLSAASRRRALAHARTCYDHLAGALGVAVTDAMTGHGFLSWERGLSLTDRSTAWLAGLGIAPESTAPTRRAPVRACLDWTERRPHLAGTIGAALCRHALDAGWAVRIGTGRALAVTAEGRRAFREHLDLPGRVLDPQPRPPQQG; encoded by the coding sequence ATGAGCAGCCAGAACACCGTCTCGGGCCAGTCGGGCCGGCTCGAGGGCGGCCGCCGGTCCGGGCACGGCCGCCGCAACGGGCCCGGTGGCTCCCGGGTGCACGAGGCCACGGTGGGGTTGGCCACCGTGGCCGGCCTGCTCGCCGATCACACCCGAGCGGCGTTCTGCCTGGCGCTGCTGGACGGGCGGGCGTGGACGGCGACCGAGTTGGCCCGGCACGCCGGGGTGGCACCGTCGACCGCGACCGCCCACCTGCACCGACTCGTCGCCGGTGGCCTGGTGACCGAGGTGCGGCAGGGCCGCCACCGTTACCTGCGGCTGGCCGACGCCGGCGTCGCCGAGCTGATCGAGACGTTGACCGGCGCCGCACCGGTCGAGCCGGCGCCCGTCCGGTCGCTGTCGGCGGCCAGCCGACGCCGGGCGCTGGCGCACGCCCGTACCTGTTACGACCACCTCGCCGGAGCCCTCGGCGTGGCGGTCACCGACGCGATGACCGGACACGGCTTCCTGAGCTGGGAGCGGGGGCTGAGCCTGACCGACCGGAGCACGGCGTGGCTGGCCGGGCTCGGCATAGCGCCGGAGTCGACAGCGCCGACCCGCCGCGCACCGGTCCGGGCGTGCCTGGACTGGACCGAGCGGCGGCCCCACCTCGCCGGCACGATCGGCGCGGCGCTCTGCCGGCACGCCCTGGACGCCGGTTGGGCCGTCCGGATCGGCACCGGTCGGGCGCTCGCCGTCACCGCCGAGGGCCGTCGGGCGTTCCGCGAACACCTCGACCTGCCCGGCCGAGTCCTCGACCCGCAGCCGCGACCACCCCAGCAAGGCTGA